In a single window of the Falco rusticolus isolate bFalRus1 chromosome 11, bFalRus1.pri, whole genome shotgun sequence genome:
- the OLFM3 gene encoding LOW QUALITY PROTEIN: noelin-3 (The sequence of the model RefSeq protein was modified relative to this genomic sequence to represent the inferred CDS: inserted 5 bases in 4 codons; deleted 1 base in 1 codon) → MRAPANILNLLLLSLLAGLDPSKTQISPKEGWQVYSSAQDPDGRCICTVVAPEQNLCSRDAKSRQLRQLLEKVQNMSQSIEVLNLRTQRDFQYVLKMETQMKGLKAKFRQIEDDRKTLMTKHFQELKEKMDELLPLIPVLEQYKTDAKLITQFKEEIRNLSTVLTGIQEEIGAYDYEELHQRVLSLETRLRDCMKKLTCGKLMKITGPITVKISGTRFGAWMTDPLAXQENNRVWYMDSYTNNKIVREYKSIADFVSGAESRTYNLPFKWAGTNHVVYNGSLYFNKYQSNIIIKYSFDTGRVLAQRSLEYAGFHNVYPYTWGGFSDIDLMADEIGLWAXYATNQNAGXIVISQLNQDTLEVLKSWSTGYPXRSAGESFMICGTLYVTNSHLTGAKVYYSYSTKNLHLQYTDIPFHNQYFHISMLDYNARDRALYAWNNGHQVLFNVTLFHVIKTEDDT, encoded by the exons ACTCAGATTAGCCCCAAGGAAGGGTGGCAAGTTTATAGTTCAGCCCAGGATCCTGATGGCCGTTGCATTTGCACTGTTGTTGCACCTGAACAAAACTTATGTTCAAGAGATGCCAAAAGCAGGCAGCTCAGACAACTACTAGAAAAG gTTCAGAATATGTCCCAGTCTATTGAAGTTTTAAATCTACGGACTCAGAGGGATTTccaatatgttttaaaaatggaaacacaaaTGAAAGGGCTGAAGGCCAAGTTTCGGCAAATTGAAGACGATCGGAAGACATTAATGACAAAGCATTTTCaa GagttgaaagaaaagatggatGAGCTTCTGCCACTGATCCCAGTTCTGGAACAATACAAAACTGATGCCAAATTAATCACCCAGTTCAAGGAGGAAATTAGGAATCTGTCTACTGTCCTCACTGGGATTCAGGAAGAAATTGGTGCTTATGACTATGAGGAACTACACCAGCGTGTACTCAGTTTAGAAACGAGGCTTCGAGACTGCATGAAAAAGCTCA CGTGTGGCAAATTGATGAAAATTACAGGCCCCATTACAGTCAAGATATCTGGAACCCGATTTGGAGCCTGGATGACAGATCCATTAGC TCAAGAAAATAACAGA gtcTGGTACATGGATAGTTACACTAACAATAAAATTGTCCGTGAATATAAATCAATTGCAGACTTTGTCAGTGGGGCTGAATCAAGGACATACAACCTTCCGTTCAAATGGGCAGGAACCAACCATGTTGTCTACAACGGCTCCCTCTATTTCAACAAGTATCAGAGCAACATTATCATCAAATACAGCTTTGACACTGGGCGGGTGCTTGCACAGCGTAGCCTTGAGTATGCTGGCTTTCACAATGTCTACCCTTACACCTGGGGTGGCTTTTCTGATATTGACCTGATGGCAGATGAAATTGGGCTATGGG GTTATGCCACCAACCAGAATGCAG ATATTGTCATCAGCCAGCTAAACCAGGATACACTGGAGGTGCTGAAGAGCTGGAGCACAGGCTACC AGAGAAGTGCTGGAGAATCCTTCATGATCTGTGGCACCTTGTATGTTACTAACTCTCACTTAACAGGAGCCAAG GTCTACTATTCTTATTCCACAAAAAACCTCCACTTACAGTATACAGACATTCCTTTCCATAATCAGTATTTTCATATATCCATGCTTGACTACAATGCAAGAGATAGAGCTCTCTATGCCTGGAATAATGGACATCAAGTCCTGTTTAACGTCACCCTTTTCCACGTCATTAAAACTGAAGATGacacataa